The following DNA comes from Nitrososphaerota archaeon.
ATGATGAATGGATTGCTGAAGAAATGAAAATTTCTAAAAGTGAAGAGTAATAAAATAAAAATAAAAAAAGATTTATGTTTTTATTTTAGAAAAATGATTATTAATTTAATATGGATTTTTCTAAAATACTTTTTTGAACCCCTTCTCTTGTTTTAACGGCAATTCCACGTTTAAAAATAAGCATTTCTTTTCCAGTAAGTATTGCTTCACCTACAGCTAGTAAATTATCTCCCTCATCCACGATTAATACCTCTTCTTTTGGAATAATGTTTATATCACATTTTTCTATAAACTTAGCAAATAAATTTTTACCCTCAGAAACTATTTTCTTTACTTCTTTATCGATCACAACAACTCTATATCTTAAAGGCTTTGTATATTTATGTAAAAGCTTAGCTCCATCAATTCTTAAAGCAAAAAATCCATCCCTTGGTCTAAGAGTAGCTAAAAGCTTATTTCCATCCCATATTCTTTTTATTCTTCCATTTTTACTTTTTTCTATTTTAACTTTATCTGAAAAAATTTTTTCACCAATTCCTCTACCAAATTGATAATCAGCTATTATCCTTATTTTCTCTAAATCACTATATTCTTTCTTGTCAAAATTAAAAATTTTTAAATTTGTTGGTAAAACTATTTGAAAAGGGTAAGTTCTATTTAAAGCATTAGGTATAATTTCTGTTCCTACTCTATTTTTTGCACGTATTATTTCTGGTCTATAGATACTTTCTTCCCCTATATAAAATATTGGCCTACGTTTTCTTATAGGTTCTATTTTTTCAAAAAAATCATAATTATCTTTAAGAAGGAAAATGAGAGCCTCTAAAAGTTTAGGATGGCTTCTAGCTCTTATTTGGCAAAGCTCCCATAAAGAATTTTCTTTGATTGCTTGCTTAATGATATTTATTTCTTTTAAAATTGTATAAAGATTATGTTTTGCTATGATTTTTACTTTATCGTTTTCTTCCATTTCTTTCATTTCTTTTATCGTATATTTAGAACAAATAGGACAATTACATGGAAGGAATTCTAGCTTCTCAATTCTTTTTGTTCCATATTCAGTTATATATCTTAAATCACGAGCGTAAATAGCATAGGATGCTGAATCAAAAATATCATATCCAATTGCTACTAAAAAACAGAAAATTATTGGATGTCCTATTCCAAAAGCATGTAATGGTTTATTTAATGGTATGTTTGATTTTGTAACTAAACCTTGTAAAGCAATAGATTTAAATTCATAATTTTTCCATAATAATGGAGGAATTCCAACAGCAAAAATATCAAAATTAAATTCTCTCATTTTTTTACAAGAATATTCTACAAGATCTTTAAATCCCCCACCTTGAATAACTCCTTCCCATAATACATTATTGCTAGATTTTATTTTTTCCCACTCCTTTGCTCTTTCAATTGTTTCTAGAACGCTTTGTTTTGTTTCTTCATAACTTTCATTTTTTGAAGGGACATCTAACATTACTCCAACATCTGTTCCTATTTTTTCTTGAAATTCTACTATTTCTTTTTGAGAAATTTTTATTTCTCCACGAAACATTTGATAAGCTCCTGAATCACAAAAAATTGTTCCATTAAAATTTAATACTTCATGTATTCCTTTATTAAGAGCTTCTTTTCTTAATTCTTCATTCTTATATATTATATACGCATTACTCATTAAAGCTTTTATATTAAATTCTTTAATCATTTCTTCAGGTGTTATAATAGGTATATTTGGATTATATACAGGTAAAAAAATTGGAGTTTCAAGTTTATTATTCTTAATAATTAAATTACAAATTCTTCCTCCTGCATCTCTATCTTTTATTTCAAATGAAAACATCTTTTATTAAAAGAGAATGAAATAATGTTGAATTTAACTATTTAATTAAAATACATTATTCTAATTGAAAAGCTTATTTTCCACTTTATTTATCTTTTTTATTAAAATTAAGTTATAACTTTTTAAATTTCAATCGAATACTCAAATTAAAAAATTTAAAAAAATAAATTTATTTATTTTGGAAAAAGAGGGTTATGAATGAAACTAACTTT
Coding sequences within:
- the tgtA gene encoding tRNA guanosine(15) transglycosylase TgtA; the protein is MFSFEIKDRDAGGRICNLIIKNNKLETPIFLPVYNPNIPIITPEEMIKEFNIKALMSNAYIIYKNEELRKEALNKGIHEVLNFNGTIFCDSGAYQMFRGEIKISQKEIVEFQEKIGTDVGVMLDVPSKNESYEETKQSVLETIERAKEWEKIKSSNNVLWEGVIQGGGFKDLVEYSCKKMREFNFDIFAVGIPPLLWKNYEFKSIALQGLVTKSNIPLNKPLHAFGIGHPIIFCFLVAIGYDIFDSASYAIYARDLRYITEYGTKRIEKLEFLPCNCPICSKYTIKEMKEMEENDKVKIIAKHNLYTILKEINIIKQAIKENSLWELCQIRARSHPKLLEALIFLLKDNYDFFEKIEPIRKRRPIFYIGEESIYRPEIIRAKNRVGTEIIPNALNRTYPFQIVLPTNLKIFNFDKKEYSDLEKIRIIADYQFGRGIGEKIFSDKVKIEKSKNGRIKRIWDGNKLLATLRPRDGFFALRIDGAKLLHKYTKPLRYRVVVIDKEVKKIVSEGKNLFAKFIEKCDINIIPKEEVLIVDEGDNLLAVGEAILTGKEMLIFKRGIAVKTREGVQKSILEKSILN